A part of Oceanidesulfovibrio indonesiensis genomic DNA contains:
- the sbtA gene encoding SbtA family thio(seleno)oxazole RiPP natural product precursor: MNKNDLKKTLAGLCITGLLAGASLTVAQAASGUSGUGKSGGAVGTSDNGDTNATNATNATGEHGDQKKPAKSG, from the coding sequence GTGAACAAGAACGACCTGAAAAAGACCCTGGCCGGGTTGTGCATCACCGGCCTGTTGGCGGGCGCCAGCCTGACCGTGGCTCAGGCCGCCAGCGGCTGAAGCGGTTGAGGCAAAAGCGGAGGTGCGGTCGGCACCTCGGATAACGGCGACACCAATGCCACCAACGCCACCAACGCCACGGGAGAGCATGGCGACCAGAAGAAGCCTGCCAAGAGTGGCTGA
- a CDS encoding PEP/pyruvate-binding domain-containing protein codes for MAKPKDDKSKASNKTEKNQTPAIDEAKLENIRSQLVLNGADIVALGEEGELLVGGKNYNTAIISQVKGIRAPQFRAISSKAFHKLLDETKVNATLIRQAVNKEYNRINWADPDINKDPEFLQKFVRRLGAEVKSATSASASESSQVRMRTFINNVVEGFATSPEGIDQLRKRSVLVQVAILSVQVPPDVEKAVRAAYASICKEAGLEDEPVAVRSSAAGEDSRKKAFAGLQDTYLNIVGEQHCVEAYHWDCASAYNLRSMTYRREAILDAIAKAESTGDDAIAEKAKREWAIENTSLSVCIMRMINPIISGTAFSADTATGCRGTDRKELVSMDASYGLGEAVVGGMVTPDKFYVFQRDDLSEVVIRQMGHKDKKIVYDAKGGTKVVPVPDNEMFRWSLSLAQAEDVAKGVRAISKAYGGMIMDTEFCIDAADRLWFVQARPETRWNEEFELHPHTIFMRRLEVEEKATKNAELLLEGNGASRGAGQGQVKFLRSALELNKINKGDILAADRTDPDMVPGMRIASAILANVGGDTSHAAITSRELGIPAVIGIGRLELLRALDGQEITVDGSGGKVYRGLLPLAEVGGEINVDELPRTKTKVGLILADVGQSMFLSRLREVPDFEVGLLRAEFMLGNIAVHPLALEAYDEGRLDQVVDVRLRDLEQQLTKIIREQMAAGVVTLDMKLRHYVGLITGLTNELEALTEREISRSTDEVLAIHRELRELDRKLDEYVSLATRRIDELKTSVDLAEHVALIMGYKDELATLTGKDPDTLKRRQEIESTIREQVERIKDVPEVQETIEKIKNLRRDVAQKVGLLSAMEDLRSVPQKIREVITTRGYRTGREHYTQTLAQGLALFAMAFYGKPIVYRTTDFKSNEYRNLIGGALFEEVEDNPMLGYRGVSRNIHDWELEAFKLARGVFGGTNLQLMFPFVRTLEEARSMKRYVEQVHNLKSGKDGLKIILMSEIPSNAILAKQFIEEFDGFSIGSNDMTQMVLATDRDNARLGHIYDEEDPGVIWAILVTIFTGQMYGKKVGFCGQGVSNSVILRGLVAIAGIVSASVVPDTYEQTKHDMADIEKENIAVSGLGKWLSQKYLERLKTTLKTHNYEHILKKYKTPSDFMEWYEGELARLHEQLRENLDTSKESFYRSEMETFRKHFHKAVIYANWDWERTVEDALHQAGFASFEEQAKALEEQRKKDIW; via the coding sequence ATGGCAAAACCCAAGGACGACAAGTCCAAGGCTTCCAATAAAACCGAGAAAAATCAGACCCCCGCAATAGACGAGGCCAAACTGGAGAACATCCGGAGTCAACTCGTATTGAACGGCGCTGATATTGTGGCTCTTGGCGAAGAGGGCGAATTGCTCGTCGGCGGCAAGAACTACAACACGGCGATCATCAGCCAGGTCAAAGGAATCCGGGCGCCTCAGTTTCGGGCGATATCCTCCAAGGCTTTCCACAAACTCCTCGACGAAACCAAGGTCAACGCCACACTCATCCGCCAGGCGGTGAACAAGGAATACAATCGCATCAACTGGGCGGATCCGGACATCAACAAGGATCCGGAGTTCCTGCAGAAATTTGTTCGTCGGCTGGGCGCGGAGGTGAAGTCCGCCACCAGTGCGTCGGCGAGCGAGTCCAGCCAGGTCAGGATGCGCACGTTCATCAATAACGTGGTGGAAGGTTTCGCCACTTCGCCCGAGGGCATCGACCAGCTGCGCAAACGCAGTGTGCTCGTGCAGGTCGCCATCCTTTCGGTGCAGGTGCCGCCCGATGTGGAAAAGGCTGTTCGCGCCGCCTATGCCTCCATCTGCAAGGAAGCCGGCCTGGAGGACGAACCCGTGGCCGTGCGCTCTTCCGCCGCGGGGGAGGACAGCCGTAAGAAAGCTTTCGCCGGATTGCAGGACACCTACCTGAACATCGTGGGCGAGCAGCATTGCGTGGAAGCCTACCATTGGGACTGCGCTTCGGCTTACAACCTTCGCTCCATGACCTATCGCCGCGAGGCTATTCTGGACGCCATCGCCAAAGCCGAATCCACGGGCGACGACGCCATTGCCGAAAAAGCCAAGCGCGAATGGGCAATCGAGAACACTTCGCTCTCGGTCTGCATCATGCGCATGATCAATCCGATCATCTCGGGCACGGCTTTCAGCGCCGATACGGCCACCGGTTGCCGCGGCACCGACCGCAAGGAGCTCGTGTCCATGGATGCGAGCTATGGCCTTGGCGAAGCCGTGGTCGGCGGCATGGTCACGCCGGACAAGTTCTACGTCTTCCAGCGCGACGACCTCTCCGAAGTGGTCATCCGTCAGATGGGCCACAAGGACAAGAAGATCGTATACGACGCCAAAGGCGGCACCAAGGTTGTGCCCGTGCCGGACAACGAGATGTTCCGCTGGTCTCTCTCCCTGGCGCAGGCCGAGGACGTGGCCAAGGGCGTACGCGCCATTTCCAAGGCGTACGGCGGCATGATCATGGACACCGAGTTCTGCATCGACGCGGCCGACCGGCTGTGGTTCGTGCAGGCCCGGCCCGAGACCCGCTGGAACGAAGAGTTCGAACTCCATCCGCACACCATTTTCATGCGCCGCCTCGAAGTTGAGGAAAAGGCCACCAAGAACGCGGAACTCCTGCTGGAAGGCAATGGCGCCTCCCGCGGCGCAGGCCAGGGCCAGGTGAAGTTCCTGCGTTCGGCTCTGGAGCTCAACAAGATCAACAAGGGCGACATCCTCGCCGCGGACCGCACCGATCCGGACATGGTCCCCGGCATGCGCATCGCCTCCGCAATTCTCGCCAACGTAGGCGGCGACACCTCCCACGCGGCAATCACCTCGCGGGAGCTGGGCATCCCCGCCGTCATCGGCATCGGCCGGCTGGAGCTCCTGCGAGCTCTGGATGGTCAGGAAATCACGGTGGACGGCTCCGGGGGCAAGGTCTACCGCGGCCTGCTGCCCCTGGCCGAGGTGGGCGGCGAGATAAACGTGGACGAGCTGCCCCGGACCAAGACCAAAGTCGGTCTGATCCTGGCCGATGTGGGCCAGTCCATGTTCCTCTCGCGTCTTCGCGAGGTGCCTGACTTCGAGGTGGGCCTGTTGCGCGCCGAATTCATGCTCGGCAACATCGCCGTACACCCGCTGGCCCTGGAGGCCTATGACGAAGGCCGCCTGGACCAGGTGGTGGATGTGCGCCTGCGCGACCTGGAGCAGCAGCTCACCAAGATTATTCGCGAGCAGATGGCCGCCGGCGTGGTCACCCTGGACATGAAGCTGCGTCACTACGTGGGCCTGATTACCGGCCTGACCAATGAGCTGGAGGCCCTGACCGAGCGTGAGATTTCCCGCTCCACGGACGAGGTCCTGGCCATCCATCGCGAGCTCCGCGAGCTGGATCGCAAGCTGGACGAGTACGTCTCCCTGGCCACCCGGCGTATAGACGAGCTCAAGACCTCCGTAGACCTCGCCGAGCATGTGGCGCTGATCATGGGCTACAAGGACGAGCTCGCCACACTCACAGGCAAGGATCCGGACACCCTCAAGCGGCGCCAGGAGATCGAATCCACCATCCGCGAGCAGGTGGAGCGGATCAAGGACGTCCCCGAGGTCCAGGAAACCATAGAGAAGATCAAGAATCTGCGTCGCGACGTGGCGCAGAAGGTGGGGCTGCTCTCCGCCATGGAAGATCTGCGCAGCGTGCCGCAGAAAATCCGCGAGGTCATCACCACCCGCGGCTACCGCACTGGCCGCGAGCACTACACGCAGACTCTGGCCCAGGGCCTTGCGCTCTTCGCCATGGCTTTCTACGGCAAGCCCATCGTCTACCGCACCACGGACTTCAAATCGAACGAGTATCGCAACCTCATCGGCGGCGCTCTCTTCGAGGAGGTCGAAGACAACCCCATGCTCGGGTACCGTGGCGTGTCCCGTAATATCCACGATTGGGAGCTTGAGGCATTCAAACTCGCGCGCGGCGTATTCGGCGGCACCAATCTCCAGCTCATGTTTCCCTTCGTGCGCACGCTGGAGGAAGCCCGCTCCATGAAGCGCTACGTGGAGCAGGTCCACAACCTGAAGAGCGGCAAGGACGGGCTCAAGATCATCCTCATGAGCGAGATCCCATCCAACGCAATTCTCGCCAAGCAGTTCATCGAGGAGTTCGACGGCTTTTCAATCGGCTCCAACGACATGACCCAGATGGTGCTGGCCACGGACCGCGACAACGCACGCCTCGGCCACATCTATGACGAAGAGGACCCGGGCGTCATCTGGGCCATCCTGGTCACTATCTTCACCGGGCAGATGTACGGCAAGAAGGTCGGCTTCTGCGGCCAAGGCGTATCCAATTCCGTCATCCTGCGAGGGCTGGTGGCCATCGCGGGCATTGTTTCAGCCTCCGTGGTGCCGGACACTTACGAGCAGACCAAGCACGACATGGCCGACATCGAGAAGGAAAACATCGCCGTGTCCGGTTTGGGCAAGTGGCTTTCCCAGAAGTATCTGGAGCGCCTCAAAACTACGCTCAAGACGCACAATTACGAGCACATTCTCAAGAAGTACAAGACGCCTTCGGACTTCATGGAGTGGTACGAAGGCGAGTTGGCGCGGTTGCACGAGCAACTGCGCGAAAACCTGGACACTTCCAAGGAGTCCTTCTATCGATCCGAGATGGAGACTTTCCGCAAGCACTTCCACAAGGCCGTGATCTACGCCAACTGGGATTGGGAGCGAACCGTTGAAGATGCCCTCCATCAGGCCGGATTCGCCAGCTTCGAGGAGCAGGCCAAGGCCCTGGAGGAGCAGCGCAAGAAGGACATCTGGTAG
- a CDS encoding pyruvate carboxylase yields MSIKSFQKVQEEIKGQPILVANRGIPARRILRSIYERFDAIPIMTATEVDKTSPSTSGAKELLLLGKDPRAYLDIELIIRKAKARGIVAIHPGWGFASENEDFPRLCDEAGIRFIGAWSEPMRKLGNKVALRQLAKELGVPVVPGSDGAVDIPEARRLAQEIGFPIMLKAEGGGGGRGIFAVHGEKELENAFEKASAMAKASFGNPRLFVEKMLTDIRHIEIQVIADKYGNVFAFDERDCSVQRNHQKLIEITPSPWPGMTPELRERLKEYSIRLVKAVDYYSLATVEFLVDGSGAPYLIEANTRLQVEHGITECRYGVDLVEEQIAIAFDGELRFNEEATKPLQHAMQVRINCEDPKKNFEPNSGVITRYISTGGPGVRLDSCIAAGYEFPSQYDSAGSLLITYGSTWNKTLAVMNRALREYFIGGIKTTIPFHRQVINHPVFQKGEYSTMFIAEHPEIYNYLDVESEATRLSRLVAEISAKGHNPYIKYGEYRTRETPRLPNFDMVLPRIESKEATPYPRGDRQAILDFVRDSGYVHFTDTTARDITQSNSGNRFRLAEDELMGPYLDNCRFFSLENGGGAHFHVAMLANMTYPFTEAKKWNEFAPKSLKQILIRSTNVLGYKPQPKNLMRLTGEMVNEHYDVIRCFDFLNHIENMRAFAEVVLDSRANIFEPAISLSWARGFDVDHYLGVTEEILRMVADVAGVNVTEASKRIILGLKDMAGMCPPRFIRALVEALRRKWPELVLHYHRHYTDGLFVPAVGAAAEAGAHIVDTAIGSTVRWYGQGDVLSTAAYIEDELGLKTNLNKGMIRQCNFVLKQIMPYYDRYTAPYFQGIDYDVVEHAMPGGATSSSQEGAMQQGYIHLLPYMLRFLAGTRKIVRYHDVTPGSQITWNTAFLAVTHAYQRGGEEEVLTLLDVLEGVVNNPDQKIDPDGNAPALMIYQDSNDAFRDLLLGKYGRLPLGFPPDWVYRSAFGRDYKKALAARTELSPLEFLEDMDLEAEREALRSHLQREPSEEEFVIYLNHPGDALNTIRFHDEFGDPNQLPLDVWFEGAEVGHEVQFNDSDGKPHSMTILRISRPDDHGMSTVRYTLDHEILDHEVKVCEVETMMDGGVEMADSSNPYHIGSPGSGDLWVMYVSPGDLVKKGEEIFNISIMKQEKAVLAPVDGRVKRVIKTAKYSEDRQMVPVKGGELIVELEPAPITCPTCDKPLMDVACRYCAHCGERLGEEAAL; encoded by the coding sequence GTGTCAATCAAGTCTTTTCAGAAGGTACAGGAAGAGATCAAGGGCCAGCCCATTCTCGTGGCCAACCGGGGCATCCCGGCTCGTCGTATTCTGCGTTCCATCTATGAGCGTTTCGACGCAATCCCGATCATGACCGCCACCGAGGTGGACAAGACCTCCCCCTCCACCTCCGGCGCCAAGGAACTGTTGCTGCTGGGCAAAGACCCGCGCGCATACCTGGATATAGAACTCATCATTCGCAAGGCCAAAGCCCGCGGCATCGTGGCCATCCACCCCGGCTGGGGCTTTGCGTCCGAAAACGAAGACTTCCCCAGACTATGCGACGAGGCCGGCATCCGCTTCATAGGCGCCTGGTCCGAACCCATGCGCAAGCTGGGCAACAAGGTGGCGCTACGACAGCTGGCCAAAGAACTGGGCGTGCCCGTGGTGCCCGGATCCGACGGCGCGGTGGACATCCCCGAAGCGCGCCGCCTGGCCCAGGAAATCGGCTTTCCCATCATGCTCAAGGCCGAAGGCGGCGGCGGCGGCCGCGGCATCTTCGCCGTGCACGGCGAGAAGGAACTGGAAAACGCGTTCGAGAAAGCCTCGGCCATGGCCAAGGCATCCTTCGGCAATCCGCGGCTATTCGTGGAGAAAATGCTCACGGACATCCGCCACATCGAGATCCAGGTCATCGCCGACAAGTACGGCAACGTCTTCGCCTTCGACGAACGCGACTGCTCAGTACAGCGCAACCACCAGAAGCTCATCGAGATCACGCCTTCGCCCTGGCCGGGAATGACTCCGGAACTGCGCGAGCGGCTCAAGGAGTATTCCATCCGGCTGGTCAAGGCCGTGGACTACTACTCCCTGGCCACGGTGGAGTTTCTCGTGGACGGCAGCGGGGCGCCATATCTCATCGAGGCCAACACCCGGTTGCAGGTGGAGCATGGCATCACCGAATGTCGCTACGGCGTGGACCTCGTGGAAGAACAGATCGCCATAGCGTTCGATGGTGAACTGCGCTTCAATGAGGAGGCTACCAAGCCCCTTCAGCATGCCATGCAGGTGCGCATCAACTGCGAGGACCCCAAAAAGAACTTCGAACCCAACTCCGGCGTCATCACCCGCTACATCTCCACGGGCGGTCCCGGCGTGCGCCTCGATTCGTGCATTGCCGCCGGGTACGAATTCCCTTCGCAGTACGACTCGGCCGGATCCTTGCTCATCACCTACGGCTCCACATGGAACAAAACCCTTGCCGTGATGAACCGCGCTCTGCGCGAGTACTTCATCGGGGGCATCAAGACCACCATTCCGTTCCATCGCCAGGTCATCAACCATCCGGTGTTCCAGAAGGGCGAGTACAGCACCATGTTCATCGCCGAGCATCCGGAGATATACAACTATCTGGACGTGGAATCCGAGGCGACCCGTCTGTCGCGGCTCGTGGCGGAAATTTCGGCCAAGGGGCACAACCCATACATCAAGTACGGGGAGTACCGCACCCGCGAGACCCCGCGCTTGCCCAACTTCGACATGGTTCTGCCCAGGATTGAGAGCAAGGAGGCAACGCCGTATCCGCGCGGGGACCGGCAGGCCATTCTCGATTTCGTGCGCGACTCCGGCTACGTCCACTTCACGGACACCACGGCCCGGGACATCACACAGTCCAACAGCGGCAACCGTTTCCGTCTGGCCGAGGACGAACTGATGGGTCCGTATCTGGACAACTGCCGCTTCTTCTCCCTGGAAAACGGCGGCGGCGCCCACTTCCACGTGGCCATGCTCGCGAACATGACCTACCCCTTCACCGAAGCGAAGAAGTGGAACGAGTTCGCGCCCAAGTCGCTCAAGCAGATTCTCATCCGTTCTACCAACGTGCTCGGCTACAAGCCCCAGCCCAAGAACCTCATGCGGCTCACGGGCGAGATGGTCAACGAACACTACGACGTCATCCGCTGCTTCGACTTCCTGAACCACATCGAGAACATGCGCGCCTTTGCCGAGGTTGTGCTGGACTCCAGGGCGAACATCTTCGAACCGGCGATCTCCCTTTCGTGGGCGCGCGGATTCGACGTGGACCATTACCTCGGCGTGACCGAGGAGATTCTGCGAATGGTGGCCGATGTGGCCGGCGTGAATGTCACCGAGGCGTCCAAACGCATCATCCTGGGCCTCAAGGATATGGCCGGCATGTGCCCGCCGCGTTTCATCCGCGCCCTGGTGGAGGCCTTGCGCAGGAAATGGCCGGAGCTGGTGCTGCATTACCACCGGCACTACACGGACGGCCTCTTCGTTCCGGCCGTGGGCGCCGCGGCCGAGGCCGGGGCCCATATAGTTGATACGGCCATCGGCTCCACCGTTCGCTGGTACGGCCAGGGCGACGTGCTCTCCACAGCCGCGTACATCGAGGACGAACTCGGTCTGAAAACGAATCTGAACAAGGGGATGATCCGCCAGTGCAACTTCGTGCTCAAGCAGATCATGCCGTATTACGATCGCTACACCGCGCCGTACTTCCAGGGCATAGACTATGACGTGGTGGAGCACGCCATGCCCGGCGGCGCCACGTCTTCGTCCCAGGAAGGCGCCATGCAGCAGGGGTACATCCACCTCCTGCCCTACATGCTGCGCTTTTTGGCTGGCACGCGCAAAATCGTACGCTATCACGACGTCACCCCCGGCTCGCAGATCACCTGGAATACAGCGTTTCTGGCCGTGACGCACGCCTACCAGCGCGGTGGCGAGGAGGAGGTGCTCACTCTGCTGGACGTGCTCGAAGGCGTGGTGAACAATCCCGATCAGAAGATCGATCCGGACGGCAACGCACCGGCCCTGATGATCTATCAGGACTCCAACGACGCGTTCCGCGACCTGCTGCTGGGCAAGTACGGCCGGCTGCCGCTCGGATTCCCGCCGGACTGGGTTTACCGCAGCGCCTTTGGCCGGGACTACAAGAAAGCACTTGCCGCGCGCACCGAGTTGTCCCCCCTGGAGTTCCTGGAGGACATGGACCTCGAAGCCGAGCGCGAAGCGTTGCGCAGCCACCTGCAGCGCGAGCCCAGCGAAGAGGAGTTCGTCATTTACCTGAACCACCCGGGCGATGCGCTGAACACGATTCGTTTCCACGACGAGTTCGGCGATCCGAATCAATTGCCCCTGGACGTGTGGTTCGAAGGAGCCGAGGTCGGGCACGAGGTCCAGTTCAATGATTCGGACGGCAAGCCGCACAGCATGACCATTCTGCGCATCTCCCGTCCGGACGACCACGGCATGAGCACCGTGCGCTACACGCTGGACCATGAAATCCTCGATCACGAGGTGAAGGTCTGCGAAGTGGAGACCATGATGGACGGGGGCGTGGAAATGGCCGACTCCTCGAACCCGTACCACATAGGCTCGCCCGGCAGCGGAGACCTGTGGGTTATGTATGTGAGCCCCGGCGATCTGGTGAAAAAGGGCGAGGAAATCTTCAACATTTCCATCATGAAGCAGGAGAAGGCAGTGCTGGCGCCGGTGGACGGCAGGGTGAAGCGTGTCATCAAGACCGCGAAATACTCGGAAGACCGTCAGATGGTTCCGGTGAAGGGCGGCGAACTCATTGTGGAGCTTGAGCCCGCACCGATCACCTGTCCCACCTGCGACAAACCCTTGATGGACGTGGCCTGCCGCTACTGTGCGCATTGCGGCGAACGCCTTGGCGAGGAAGCGGCCCTTTGA
- a CDS encoding biotin--[acetyl-CoA-carboxylase] ligase, translating to MSILVWMGADGEETDALGAIAKPFDWSAPPVGWADDMVVYGPWLDAACPQGLSGECVAADLGNGGDMPRMLVFGSVSSTLDVCRELAASGALREWDAVIAASQWSGRGQLRRGWHSPEGNMYVGWRIPSSKGPGDELASIAVGVALAEAFARLGVEIELKWPNDLVLMKCPEDEGGWGLKIGGVLLEERGGVLVAGIGVNLHQAPPEETLRDGYAVPAGCLVTSTPAGQRRAGPLAIWLSVAGTAQRIYEELAASSAAELVERAEARLAWKDRPVLVRQESVPAEQENFDKRTGRIVGLTVHGAIRIAFDDGEKTFSSAQLTPLAS from the coding sequence ATGTCGATACTTGTATGGATGGGCGCGGACGGAGAGGAGACAGACGCACTCGGTGCAATCGCAAAACCATTCGACTGGTCCGCGCCGCCGGTGGGGTGGGCTGACGATATGGTGGTGTACGGGCCATGGCTCGACGCAGCCTGCCCGCAGGGGCTTTCCGGAGAGTGCGTCGCCGCAGACTTGGGCAATGGTGGCGACATGCCGCGTATGCTCGTGTTCGGTTCTGTCTCCTCCACGCTGGATGTCTGCCGTGAATTGGCGGCGTCCGGCGCATTGCGCGAGTGGGACGCGGTGATCGCGGCAAGCCAGTGGTCCGGCCGTGGGCAGCTGCGGCGGGGCTGGCACTCGCCCGAGGGCAACATGTACGTGGGGTGGCGTATTCCGTCGTCCAAAGGTCCCGGAGACGAGCTCGCGTCCATCGCTGTCGGCGTGGCTTTGGCCGAGGCGTTTGCCCGACTGGGTGTGGAAATTGAGCTCAAGTGGCCCAACGATCTGGTGCTGATGAAATGCCCGGAGGATGAGGGCGGATGGGGCCTCAAGATAGGCGGAGTGCTGCTGGAGGAGCGAGGCGGCGTGCTTGTGGCCGGCATAGGCGTCAATCTGCATCAGGCCCCGCCTGAGGAAACCCTGAGGGACGGCTACGCCGTGCCGGCCGGGTGTCTGGTCACCAGTACTCCAGCCGGTCAGAGACGCGCCGGTCCGCTGGCAATCTGGCTGTCCGTGGCGGGGACGGCGCAACGAATTTACGAGGAGCTTGCTGCGTCGAGCGCGGCCGAGCTCGTGGAGCGCGCCGAGGCTCGTCTGGCCTGGAAGGATCGGCCTGTTCTCGTCCGGCAGGAGTCGGTTCCCGCCGAGCAAGAGAATTTTGACAAACGCACGGGAAGAATAGTAGGGCTCACTGTTCACGGGGCTATCCGCATCGCTTTCGATGACGGTGAGAAGACCTTCTCATCGGCGCAGCTGACTCCCCTCGCATCCTGA
- a CDS encoding HD domain-containing protein — protein MRLYLAGGAVRDMLLGRAASDRDFVYFGEEAELLERFPRAKRAGKSFAIFIYHGMEFAPPRGATIHEDLLRRDLTVNALAMAEDGRLFVHPKAVEDLQNRVLRPASEDSFREDPLRVFRAPRFLAEHPDFTPHPELVQSMREATAEKLLDDLDPERVGAEVLKTLASPEPGNFLRCLAEGRCLEPWFAELAGAEEIPAGPLPFHDESVLEHTARAMDRAARMAQAFPQADAQIAVWMTMCHDLGKTTTDPAVWPRHYGHESRGERAADALAARLRLSNRLRKAGAMAARHHMNIGRYDELRPGTRVDILDALHRVNLVEEMLLCAAADGGMEPDNEMFRNLRDDLSQMLEVSLLPEDRGLGPESGEKLRMLRAQALARRGSQFRS, from the coding sequence ATGCGCCTTTATCTTGCCGGCGGCGCCGTCCGCGACATGCTCCTGGGCCGCGCCGCGTCCGACCGCGATTTCGTCTATTTCGGCGAAGAAGCCGAACTGCTCGAACGCTTCCCCCGCGCCAAGCGGGCCGGCAAATCCTTTGCCATTTTCATCTACCACGGCATGGAGTTCGCCCCGCCGCGCGGCGCCACCATACACGAGGACCTCCTGCGCCGCGACCTTACCGTGAACGCCCTGGCCATGGCTGAAGACGGCAGGCTCTTTGTGCATCCCAAGGCCGTGGAAGATCTGCAAAACCGCGTGCTCCGCCCGGCCTCTGAGGACTCATTCCGCGAGGATCCGCTACGCGTATTCCGCGCGCCCCGTTTTCTGGCAGAGCATCCGGACTTCACGCCGCACCCGGAACTCGTACAGTCCATGCGGGAAGCCACGGCCGAAAAACTGCTGGACGACCTGGACCCCGAACGCGTGGGAGCCGAGGTGCTCAAGACTCTGGCTTCCCCCGAACCGGGCAACTTCCTGCGCTGCCTGGCCGAAGGACGCTGCCTGGAGCCGTGGTTTGCGGAGCTGGCGGGCGCGGAGGAAATCCCGGCCGGCCCCCTGCCCTTCCACGACGAATCCGTGCTTGAGCACACGGCCCGGGCCATGGATCGCGCCGCACGCATGGCCCAGGCTTTTCCGCAGGCGGATGCGCAAATCGCGGTCTGGATGACCATGTGCCACGACCTGGGCAAAACCACCACCGATCCAGCCGTATGGCCCAGACATTACGGCCACGAGAGTCGCGGGGAACGGGCCGCCGATGCCCTGGCCGCGAGATTGCGCCTTTCCAACAGATTGCGCAAGGCCGGCGCCATGGCGGCCCGCCATCACATGAACATCGGCCGCTATGACGAACTGCGCCCCGGAACCCGCGTGGATATCCTCGATGCGCTGCACAGGGTGAATCTCGTGGAGGAAATGCTGCTCTGCGCAGCGGCGGACGGCGGCATGGAGCCGGACAATGAGATGTTTAGAAATCTCCGTGACGACCTGTCGCAGATGCTGGAGGTCTCGCTCCTTCCCGAGGACCGCGGCCTGGGTCCGGAGTCCGGCGAAAAATTGCGGATGCTGCGCGCCCAGGCGCTGGCGCGGCGCGGTTCTCAGTTCAGATCATAA
- a CDS encoding response regulator encodes MNRCRIMIVDDHTLFREGLKILVKKIGAYEVVAEAGSCADALEQAREKKPDVVIVDIGLPDGSGIELLRQLQTLLPGVAAVVVSMHSKIEFIAESFRAGAGAYVLKESTTDRLAQALEAVRRQEQYLDSAVSPKVLQKLLEFSNRRAMVSDSPYAQLSKREQQIFRLLAEGVSPADIAAQLFISRKTVDNHRANIMGKLGLSSPVELVRYAARLGVVDLET; translated from the coding sequence ATGAACCGTTGTCGAATCATGATCGTGGACGACCACACGTTGTTTCGCGAGGGGCTCAAGATCCTGGTGAAGAAGATCGGGGCGTACGAGGTGGTGGCGGAGGCGGGCAGCTGCGCCGACGCCCTGGAGCAGGCCCGGGAAAAGAAACCGGACGTGGTCATTGTGGATATCGGCCTGCCCGACGGCAGCGGCATCGAGCTGTTGCGTCAGTTGCAGACCCTGCTGCCCGGGGTGGCCGCCGTGGTTGTGAGCATGCACTCCAAGATCGAGTTCATCGCCGAGAGCTTCCGGGCCGGCGCCGGCGCCTACGTGCTCAAGGAATCCACCACAGACAGGCTTGCCCAGGCGCTGGAAGCCGTACGCAGGCAGGAGCAGTACCTGGACAGCGCCGTGTCGCCCAAGGTTCTGCAGAAGCTGCTGGAGTTCTCCAACCGCCGCGCCATGGTTTCGGATTCACCGTACGCCCAGCTTTCCAAACGGGAGCAGCAGATTTTCCGCCTGCTGGCTGAAGGGGTCAGCCCTGCCGACATCGCCGCGCAACTTTTCATTTCCCGCAAGACGGTGGATAACCACCGCGCCAACATCATGGGCAAGCTCGGTTTGAGCTCGCCGGTGGAACTGGTGCGCTACGCGGCCCGGCTTGGCGTGGTGGACCTGGAAACCTGA